A genomic stretch from Capricornis sumatraensis isolate serow.1 chromosome 4, serow.2, whole genome shotgun sequence includes:
- the LOC138077686 gene encoding large ribosomal subunit protein eL21-like — protein sequence MTNTKGKRRGTRYMFSRPFRKHGVVPLATYTRIYRKGDIVDIKGMGTVQKGMPHKCYHGKTGRVYNVTQHAVGIIVNKQVKGKILAKRINVRIEHIKHSKSRDRFLKHVKENDQKKKEAKEKGTWVQLKRQPAPPREAHFVRTNGKEPELLEPIPYEFMA from the coding sequence ATGACCAACACAAAGGGAAAGAGGCGGGGCACCCGCTACATGTTCTCCAGGCCTTTCAGAAAACATGGAGTTGTTCCTTTGGCCACATACACGCGAATCTACAGGAAGGGTGATATTGTAGATATCAAGGGAATGGGTACTGTTCAAAAAGGAATGCCCCACAAATGTTACCATGGCAAAACTGGGAGAGTCTACAATGTTACCCAGCATGCTGTTGGCATCATTGTAAACAAACAAGTTAAGGGCaagattcttgccaagagaattaaTGTGCGTATTGAGCATATTAAGCACTCTAAGAGCCGAGATAGATTCCTGAAACATGTGAaggaaaatgatcagaaaaagaaggaagccaaAGAGAAAGGGACTTGGGTTCAGCTGAAGCGCCAGCCTGCTCCACCTAGAGAAGCACACTTTGTGAGGACCAATGGAAAGGAACCCGAACTGTTGGAGCCCATCCCCTATGAATTCATGGCCTGA